One window of the Populus nigra chromosome 4, ddPopNigr1.1, whole genome shotgun sequence genome contains the following:
- the LOC133692244 gene encoding uncharacterized protein LOC133692244 translates to MASSSSAGNAAQNPRKSLGLVANAMKRKDSFIQLFAMTGIFLLSIRSLGQKYQIHDLQEDTIALKEEQKNLTDRMKNIKRSLLHEASLDSSGLFASRLRLLFGEDH, encoded by the coding sequence ATGGCTTCCTCAAGCTCAGCAGGCAATGCAGCTCAAAACCCTAGAAAATCGTTAGGTTTAGTCGCAAATGCAATGAAACGCAAAGACAGCTTCATCCAGCTCTTTGCGATGACTGGGATTTTTCTCTTGAGCATCAGATCCCTAGGCCAAAAGTACCAAATCCACGACCTCCAGGAAGACACTATAGCTCTTAAAGAAGagcaaaaaaacctaaccgaTCGCATGAAGAATATAAAGCGCAGCCTCCTTCACGAAGCCTCTCTTGATTCCTCTGGTCTCTTCGCTTCTCGCCTTCGCCTTCTCTTCGGCGAGGACCATTGA